One stretch of Nocardioides perillae DNA includes these proteins:
- a CDS encoding glycosyltransferase family 4 protein has protein sequence MPAYYRTPAYAAMAEEFAARTGGSTLVCYQVRRAARERAEWFYTADAEFPFDYYFVQPDFRYVAGRKMPAAPGGRLLLRYRPTHVFTAGWDTPLSLAASTWARWAGVHLGVWVESSPLTSKHDNLLLNAARRRFLRPATFAVVPTDASRAHVDRLAGRHVRSRLLLNPVDLGRLPDQFSEAGARVIFLGDLTRRKGFDVLLQAATVLRVRDIEVHAWGRDIEGLAAVADDVTIHGAAPLPEILPMLRSTDVLVIPSRVDPAPLTYSEALALGLRVVVSETIAYAGHASTTVGAVVSDCSSPAALIGAIEAALTSRRPDPESSREVTPRHFGTTVVDALLGSTQDAG, from the coding sequence ATGCCCGCCTACTACCGAACTCCGGCATACGCGGCGATGGCAGAAGAGTTTGCCGCGCGGACAGGCGGATCGACCCTGGTTTGCTACCAGGTGCGACGCGCGGCACGGGAGCGGGCTGAGTGGTTTTACACTGCCGACGCGGAGTTCCCTTTCGACTACTACTTTGTGCAGCCGGATTTCCGATACGTAGCAGGTCGGAAGATGCCAGCTGCACCCGGAGGACGCCTCCTGCTCCGCTACCGGCCCACTCATGTGTTCACCGCAGGGTGGGACACACCGCTATCCCTCGCTGCGTCGACGTGGGCGCGATGGGCAGGGGTGCACCTGGGCGTGTGGGTGGAGTCCAGTCCACTGACGAGTAAACACGACAATTTGCTCCTCAACGCCGCACGTCGGAGGTTCTTGCGGCCCGCGACCTTCGCCGTCGTACCAACCGACGCCAGTCGTGCGCACGTCGATCGGCTCGCGGGCCGCCACGTTCGATCGCGGCTGCTCCTCAACCCGGTTGACCTCGGGCGGCTGCCAGACCAATTTTCCGAGGCGGGAGCTCGGGTGATTTTCCTGGGTGATTTGACCCGCAGGAAGGGATTCGACGTCCTGTTACAAGCGGCGACCGTCCTTCGGGTCAGGGACATTGAGGTCCACGCATGGGGCCGGGATATCGAAGGGCTGGCAGCGGTGGCCGACGACGTGACCATTCACGGCGCCGCGCCGCTGCCGGAAATTCTCCCGATGTTACGGTCGACTGACGTGCTTGTTATCCCCTCACGCGTCGATCCTGCGCCACTGACCTATTCCGAGGCGCTCGCTCTCGGGTTGCGTGTTGTCGTGTCTGAAACGATTGCCTACGCGGGCCACGCGTCGACCACCGTTGGTGCAGTCGTGTCAGATTGCTCATCGCCGGCCGCACTCATTGGTGCGATCGAGGCGGCCCTAACAAGCAGACGCCCCGACCCTGAGTCGTCGCGCGAAGTGACCCCGCGCCACTTCGGCACCACCGTGGTCGATGCTCTGCTCGGATCCACTCAGGACGCCGGTTGA
- a CDS encoding lipopolysaccharide biosynthesis protein yields the protein MSRRFAGASATLAVNVGNLLLGVVTGIVSARGLEPHDRGLFVAIVLWVATLSTVSLLGGQQAIIYFGRQSSSGVGRAVTLVRSSWVEIALCSAALAAIVLWLTSAHSSRAILTLLATAIIPISAIVQALLSGLLSDARLSVWNAVRLVPAATYAMASLLLLSLEEFSIVTGLVALTVGNAAALVAVLVVVGQRGPLVPDDATPVGEMKSYGRRSLMSSLPAMLRGRTDQLVLAAVAAPSVLGVYAVAASVAAVADVVSVTVGQLAFPRFVEDARLRTKARRLATTAIALTLIAIIPVAAGGDWLIRHVYGPAYVPAADPLSILLVAAAVKVGIAFLSAESQALDKLRLLGLAHSSTLIATGMLVATLVPVWGMTGAASAVLIGQVACLSVLWLGVRQVSAR from the coding sequence TTGAGCCGCCGGTTCGCGGGAGCATCCGCCACGTTGGCCGTCAACGTTGGAAACCTCCTCCTCGGCGTCGTTACCGGGATCGTTAGCGCACGGGGGCTCGAACCCCACGACAGGGGCTTGTTCGTGGCGATCGTTCTGTGGGTTGCGACGCTTTCAACTGTGTCGTTGTTGGGGGGCCAGCAGGCGATCATCTACTTTGGTCGGCAGTCGAGTTCGGGAGTTGGACGAGCGGTGACTCTCGTCCGGTCCTCCTGGGTAGAGATAGCCCTTTGCTCGGCTGCGCTCGCGGCGATCGTCCTGTGGCTCACCTCCGCCCACTCTTCACGCGCGATCCTGACACTCCTGGCCACTGCGATTATTCCCATCAGTGCCATCGTGCAAGCCTTGCTCTCAGGCTTGCTATCGGATGCACGGCTTTCCGTATGGAACGCGGTGCGGCTTGTGCCGGCCGCCACATACGCGATGGCGAGTTTGTTGTTGTTGTCCCTAGAAGAATTCTCCATCGTCACTGGTCTCGTTGCGCTGACCGTCGGGAACGCTGCGGCCCTCGTGGCCGTTCTCGTCGTCGTCGGGCAACGTGGACCGCTGGTCCCTGATGACGCCACCCCGGTAGGCGAGATGAAAAGTTACGGGCGCCGCTCGCTCATGTCGTCCCTTCCGGCCATGCTTCGCGGCCGTACAGATCAATTGGTGCTAGCGGCTGTGGCAGCGCCGTCGGTGCTGGGGGTCTATGCCGTAGCGGCCTCGGTTGCTGCCGTCGCGGACGTGGTCTCAGTGACGGTCGGTCAGTTGGCGTTCCCGCGATTTGTTGAGGACGCTCGGCTGCGGACCAAAGCGCGACGGCTCGCAACTACTGCTATCGCGCTAACTCTTATCGCTATCATCCCGGTGGCGGCAGGAGGTGACTGGCTGATTCGACACGTGTACGGGCCAGCATACGTACCGGCGGCGGACCCCCTGTCCATCTTGTTAGTAGCTGCCGCAGTCAAAGTGGGCATCGCATTCTTGTCGGCTGAGTCGCAGGCGCTCGACAAGTTGCGTCTTCTAGGCCTGGCGCACTCGAGCACCTTGATCGCCACCGGGATGTTGGTGGCGACACTGGTGCCTGTATGGGGCATGACTGGGGCCGCGTCGGCCGTCCTCATCGGTCAGGTCGCTTGCCTTTCTGTGCTCTGGCTAGGCGTGAGGCAGGTCAGTGCGCGATGA
- a CDS encoding O-antigen polymerase — translation MSATLGWLAAGTSMGEGRRCALSERRLHEHSIERAAMMVGVVALPVGLWSLTRAAYVPGISAGGVAIETSYQTVAILWPALVLLAFIYSRGMRPYLLIPFITYILLMGIQGHNRYRFLLPLLMLLIIYLDRKEWRWPRMWMVPVALCVVALFLPLKEVGRDIRSGNATASSVLDAISTSTLSARAGRNAEQALLDQGAISVMLAEHQDYLGLGRSYAALVTLPIPRPLWPDKPPLAGDLRAISTPSYPLIEVGAITTLVGELYIGFRWPGVVVGGFLFGTITGRFHRRAYSRERLSGLRFFHVLIFAVLLQVARDGLPSLLLFTVVNASPWVAIALLAGAINRRRAALQVSQRNP, via the coding sequence GTGTCCGCCACCCTGGGTTGGTTAGCAGCTGGCACGTCAATGGGCGAAGGCCGGCGCTGCGCGCTCAGCGAACGCCGCCTGCACGAGCACTCGATCGAACGCGCGGCGATGATGGTGGGAGTGGTGGCACTACCAGTCGGGCTCTGGTCGTTGACGCGGGCGGCGTACGTGCCAGGAATCAGCGCGGGCGGCGTTGCTATCGAGACCAGCTATCAAACGGTAGCGATCCTGTGGCCAGCGCTCGTTCTCCTTGCTTTTATCTATTCGCGTGGGATGCGCCCATACTTGCTTATTCCGTTCATCACCTACATCCTGCTGATGGGCATTCAGGGGCACAATCGGTATCGCTTCCTGCTTCCCCTCCTAATGCTGCTGATCATCTATTTGGACCGGAAGGAGTGGCGCTGGCCACGAATGTGGATGGTTCCCGTCGCGTTGTGCGTCGTGGCCTTGTTCCTGCCGCTCAAAGAGGTGGGACGCGACATTCGAAGCGGCAACGCGACGGCATCATCGGTGCTCGACGCCATCTCGACGTCAACGCTGTCAGCTCGCGCTGGGAGGAACGCGGAGCAAGCCCTCTTGGACCAAGGCGCGATTAGCGTCATGCTCGCTGAGCACCAGGATTATCTGGGGCTGGGCCGGAGTTACGCTGCACTCGTTACTCTTCCCATCCCGCGGCCGTTGTGGCCCGACAAGCCACCTCTTGCGGGGGACTTACGCGCCATTTCGACCCCGTCGTATCCGCTGATCGAAGTGGGGGCGATCACAACGCTGGTTGGAGAGCTCTACATCGGCTTCCGATGGCCGGGCGTGGTCGTAGGCGGATTTCTATTTGGCACCATCACGGGGCGGTTTCATCGGCGCGCGTACTCCAGGGAGCGACTCAGCGGACTTCGATTCTTCCACGTCCTGATTTTCGCAGTCCTGTTGCAAGTGGCTCGCGACGGCCTGCCGTCTCTGCTCCTCTTTACCGTTGTGAACGCCTCACCGTGGGTAGCAATAGCACTACTAGCCGGTGCGATCAATCGCCGCCGTGCCGCCCTTCAGGTCAGTCAGAGGAACCCGTGA
- a CDS encoding glycosyltransferase family 4 protein, whose translation MAQYHRAEALAALGHTVHVLVVKAWRPGRSRLWSPPIAAGVSTELVQHPSVPRLRFAELSLAMLSLFVAVRYRQVVQRQAYDVVHVHTERMALAVGLHQRPLKLPTLVSLHAADSTPQIVRVHCKRRRLARALGNADHVVLVGDVLKRYFGPCLNPASTTTLHNGFKLEKDSGPDPTRWQGAMRLVSVSRLFEGKGLHLVLQALAQLRPGLDWTYEVIGSGPEESRLQTLAAQLGVADRVTFLGPLPHEVVMKRLASAEVFVLPSFYEAFGVAHLEAMAAGCLTIGVDGQGPSEFIESGRTGYLVPPRDVDSIVEVLRAVIADPDSSRLIAEAGQRTARSEKTWDAHARALETIYAGLIN comes from the coding sequence GTGGCTCAGTACCATCGAGCTGAAGCATTGGCAGCGCTAGGCCATACGGTGCACGTGCTTGTTGTAAAGGCGTGGCGCCCGGGGCGCAGCCGGCTCTGGTCGCCGCCAATCGCCGCGGGTGTGAGTACAGAGCTCGTTCAGCACCCGAGTGTTCCGCGCCTCCGTTTTGCGGAGTTGTCCCTTGCCATGCTGAGCCTGTTCGTCGCTGTGCGTTACCGCCAGGTGGTGCAACGGCAGGCGTACGACGTGGTGCACGTGCACACTGAACGGATGGCGCTCGCCGTTGGCCTGCACCAGCGACCTCTGAAACTACCGACTCTGGTCTCGCTTCATGCAGCCGACTCGACGCCCCAGATAGTGCGCGTTCACTGCAAGAGAAGGCGCCTCGCTCGCGCGTTGGGAAACGCCGACCACGTGGTCTTGGTAGGTGATGTGCTTAAGCGTTACTTCGGCCCATGTCTGAATCCGGCGAGCACCACGACTCTGCATAATGGTTTCAAACTCGAGAAGGACAGCGGTCCCGATCCGACCAGGTGGCAGGGCGCCATGCGGCTCGTCAGTGTATCGAGGCTTTTCGAAGGAAAGGGCCTGCACCTTGTCCTGCAAGCTTTGGCGCAATTGAGGCCGGGGCTCGACTGGACCTACGAAGTCATCGGCAGCGGCCCAGAGGAGTCCCGACTTCAGACCCTCGCGGCCCAGCTCGGTGTTGCTGACCGAGTGACGTTCCTCGGTCCACTACCGCATGAGGTTGTCATGAAGCGTCTGGCGTCTGCCGAGGTCTTCGTCCTCCCTTCGTTCTACGAAGCCTTCGGCGTTGCGCACCTGGAGGCGATGGCCGCTGGTTGCCTGACCATCGGGGTGGACGGGCAGGGCCCGTCGGAGTTCATTGAGTCAGGGAGGACGGGGTACTTGGTGCCACCACGAGACGTCGACTCCATTGTGGAGGTCCTCCGCGCCGTGATCGCTGATCCCGACAGCTCGCGCCTTATTGCCGAGGCCGGTCAGCGAACGGCGCGGTCGGAGAAGACGTGGGACGCTCACGCCCGTGCTCTGGAGACGATTTACGCAGGGCTGATCAACTGA
- a CDS encoding nucleotide sugar dehydrogenase encodes MYQFGVVGLGYVGLPLAHAAVEAGLRGVGVDASSAVVDGLRSGRSHVDDLDDAQVAGMLGRGFVATVDPSPLASCEVIVICVPTPLSDEGGPDLTAVRAAAEMVRDNLRTGALVILESTTWPGTTEELLQPILESRGAQAGVDFHLAYSPERIDPGNPTFNVRNTPKVVGGVTSQCREKATAFYAQFVDTIVPAAGTREAEMAKLLENTYRQVNIALVNEMAKFSRELGIDIWNVISCAATKPFGYQAFHPGPGVGGHCIPIDPSYLSHRVQAELGYPFRFVELAQEVNRSMPRYVRDRAQALLNDRGLPIRGSKILILGVTYKAGISDQRESPAIPLARQLLSLGAELQFYDPFVQEWKAPGVTLARVLDVELALRECDLAIVMQPHQSYGPDVLNRSRAFVLDARGSSQGDRIEKL; translated from the coding sequence ATGTACCAGTTCGGGGTCGTCGGACTCGGCTATGTTGGCCTCCCACTCGCTCACGCGGCCGTAGAGGCAGGGTTGCGCGGCGTAGGGGTGGACGCGTCTTCGGCCGTCGTCGATGGCCTACGCTCCGGCCGATCCCATGTCGATGACCTCGATGACGCGCAGGTCGCGGGGATGTTGGGTCGGGGCTTCGTCGCGACCGTCGACCCCTCGCCGCTGGCGTCGTGCGAAGTGATCGTCATCTGCGTCCCCACGCCCTTGAGCGACGAGGGCGGACCAGACCTCACCGCGGTGCGCGCTGCGGCTGAGATGGTGCGTGATAACTTGCGAACTGGGGCCTTGGTGATCCTCGAATCCACCACCTGGCCGGGCACTACGGAGGAGTTGCTGCAGCCGATCCTCGAATCGCGAGGCGCTCAGGCAGGCGTGGACTTCCACCTGGCTTACTCACCCGAACGAATCGACCCGGGCAATCCCACGTTCAACGTGAGGAACACTCCCAAGGTGGTTGGTGGAGTCACTTCGCAGTGTCGGGAGAAGGCAACAGCCTTCTACGCGCAGTTTGTCGACACTATTGTTCCAGCGGCCGGGACGCGCGAAGCCGAGATGGCGAAATTGCTCGAAAATACCTACCGACAGGTGAACATTGCGCTTGTCAACGAGATGGCCAAGTTCTCGCGCGAACTCGGGATCGACATCTGGAACGTCATTTCCTGCGCCGCGACTAAGCCGTTCGGATATCAAGCATTTCATCCAGGGCCGGGCGTAGGGGGGCACTGCATCCCCATCGACCCGTCCTACTTATCCCACCGTGTGCAGGCGGAACTTGGTTATCCGTTTCGGTTTGTCGAGCTCGCTCAGGAAGTGAACCGGTCGATGCCCCGCTACGTGCGAGACCGTGCCCAAGCACTTCTCAACGACCGCGGTTTGCCTATCAGGGGGTCTAAGATTCTGATCCTGGGGGTGACGTACAAGGCCGGAATTTCCGATCAACGCGAGTCGCCGGCGATTCCGCTAGCACGGCAATTGCTCTCCCTTGGTGCCGAACTGCAGTTCTATGATCCGTTCGTCCAGGAATGGAAAGCTCCAGGAGTGACTCTCGCACGTGTGCTTGACGTTGAACTAGCTCTGCGGGAATGCGATCTTGCCATCGTTATGCAACCGCACCAAAGTTACGGGCCCGATGTCTTGAATCGTTCGAGGGCGTTTGTTCTGGACGCCCGAGGGTCCTCACAGGGAGATCGAATTGAAAAGTTATAG
- a CDS encoding glycosyltransferase — protein sequence MENVQGPRVLFQVHPLASQIRDELAHDRELSGLEVGLEPEELLDETDVQRERGNLEAAHSIICASSFVAKGLSASGVPSGRVHVAPYGADRANTYRGAGTPARSATNRPLQLLWVGQLAYRKGPHWLVKAMREFSSKEVVLTMVTRSAVPTWLAPLPENVRIINNASAEDLRGYYATTDLFVMPSIIEGFGLVYSEALAHGVPIVATANSGAPDVAQHGRNSWLVHPGTSDAIVDLIDALLLDRSLLTHLREGAEMHTPPTWPEFRHDVNLALLATERSFIKSS from the coding sequence GTGGAGAACGTCCAGGGCCCTAGGGTGCTGTTTCAAGTCCACCCGCTTGCTTCCCAGATCCGCGATGAGCTCGCTCACGACCGGGAACTGTCCGGGCTCGAAGTTGGACTTGAGCCCGAGGAATTGTTGGACGAAACTGACGTACAACGCGAGCGTGGCAATCTAGAAGCGGCTCATTCCATCATATGCGCATCTTCTTTCGTTGCGAAGGGACTAAGTGCCTCCGGGGTGCCCTCTGGCCGCGTGCACGTAGCTCCCTACGGCGCGGACCGGGCAAACACGTATCGCGGTGCGGGCACGCCCGCGAGAAGCGCCACGAACCGGCCCCTGCAATTGCTTTGGGTTGGCCAGCTGGCCTACAGAAAGGGCCCTCATTGGCTCGTCAAGGCCATGCGGGAATTCTCCAGCAAGGAGGTCGTCTTGACCATGGTGACCCGGAGTGCTGTGCCGACCTGGTTAGCGCCACTACCCGAGAACGTTCGAATAATAAATAATGCGAGCGCAGAGGATCTCCGTGGGTACTACGCAACCACCGATTTATTCGTAATGCCGTCTATAATCGAAGGGTTCGGCCTCGTCTATTCTGAGGCCCTCGCACATGGTGTCCCGATAGTGGCAACCGCCAACTCTGGGGCCCCAGACGTCGCCCAGCACGGGCGAAACTCGTGGCTCGTCCATCCCGGCACATCGGACGCGATCGTTGATCTGATCGATGCGTTGCTCCTTGACCGTTCACTGCTGACGCACCTCCGCGAAGGTGCCGAGATGCACACCCCGCCAACCTGGCCCGAGTTCCGACATGACGTCAATCTTGCATTGCTAGCGACGGAACGGTCCTTCATAAAAAGCTCTTGA
- the cysN gene encoding sulfate adenylyltransferase subunit CysN — protein MATEHTTDTSTESGADVVETVTQRMDLLRFATAGSVDDGKSTLIGRLLLDSKAIFEDQLEAVEATSQSKGYDYTDLALLTDGLRSEREQGITIDVAYRYFATPNRKFIIADTPGHVQYTRNMVTGASTADLGLVLVDARQGLTEQSRRHAVILSLLRVPHLVLAVNKMDLVDFSQEVFERIHQEFTSFATKLSIPDLEIIPISALQGDNVVTRSEHMPWYSGPTLMHHLEHVHVASDRDLVDVRFPVQYVVRPKSDAHHDYRGYGGQVAGGVLKPGDDVVVLPSGMTSKIAGIDLFDREISEAYPPMSVTVRLEDDVDVSRGDMIARVNNAPKPSQDIDAMICWMTNEPLRPRQKLAIKHTTRTGRAMVKDVQYRLDVNSLHRDQDTKELGLNEIGRVQLRTTVPLLCDPYSKNRTTGSFILIDEATGVTVGAGMINSGS, from the coding sequence ATGGCCACCGAGCACACCACTGACACCAGCACCGAGAGCGGCGCCGATGTCGTCGAGACCGTCACCCAGCGCATGGACCTCCTTCGCTTCGCGACAGCCGGCTCCGTCGACGACGGCAAGTCGACCCTGATCGGGCGCCTGTTGCTCGACTCGAAGGCGATCTTCGAAGACCAGCTCGAGGCCGTCGAGGCAACGAGCCAGTCCAAGGGATACGACTACACCGACCTCGCGCTGCTGACCGACGGTCTGCGCTCGGAGCGCGAGCAGGGCATCACCATCGACGTGGCCTACCGCTACTTCGCGACGCCCAACCGCAAGTTCATCATCGCCGACACCCCGGGCCACGTGCAGTACACGCGCAACATGGTCACCGGCGCCTCCACTGCCGACCTCGGCCTCGTGCTGGTCGACGCCCGTCAGGGTCTGACCGAGCAGTCGCGCCGCCACGCGGTGATCCTCTCGCTGCTGCGGGTGCCGCACCTGGTACTTGCAGTTAACAAGATGGACCTCGTCGACTTCTCCCAAGAGGTCTTCGAGCGCATCCACCAGGAGTTCACCTCCTTCGCGACGAAGCTGTCGATTCCCGACCTCGAGATCATCCCGATCTCTGCATTGCAGGGCGACAACGTGGTGACCCGGTCCGAGCACATGCCGTGGTACTCCGGTCCCACGCTCATGCACCACCTCGAGCACGTGCACGTCGCATCCGACCGCGACCTCGTCGACGTCCGCTTCCCCGTGCAGTACGTCGTGCGCCCCAAGTCCGACGCGCATCACGACTACCGCGGGTACGGCGGGCAGGTCGCCGGCGGCGTACTGAAGCCCGGCGACGACGTCGTCGTGCTCCCTTCCGGCATGACCTCGAAGATCGCAGGCATCGACTTGTTCGACCGGGAGATCAGCGAGGCCTACCCGCCGATGTCGGTGACCGTGCGCCTTGAGGACGACGTCGACGTCAGCCGCGGCGACATGATCGCGCGCGTCAACAATGCGCCGAAGCCCTCCCAGGACATCGACGCGATGATTTGCTGGATGACCAACGAGCCGCTGCGGCCACGCCAGAAGCTCGCGATCAAGCACACCACGCGCACCGGCCGCGCCATGGTCAAGGACGTGCAGTATCGCCTCGACGTCAACAGCCTGCATCGCGACCAGGACACGAAAGAGCTCGGACTCAACGAAATCGGCCGCGTCCAGCTGCGCACCACCGTGCCGCTGCTGTGCGACCCCTACTCGAAGAACCGGACGACCGGATCCTTCATCCTGATCGACGAGGCCACCGGGGTCACCGTCGGTGCGGGGATGATCAACTCCGGCAGTTGA
- the cysD gene encoding sulfate adenylyltransferase subunit CysD has protein sequence MTETHADYRLSQLDQLEAESIHIFREVAAEFEKPVLMFSGGKDSIVMLRLAEKAFYPAKIPFPIMQVDTGLDFPEVMETRDRWVERLGVQLVVASIDDAIAQGVVVDDGKTSRNRLQIGTLLNAIEENGFTAAFGGGRRDEEKARAKERVYSHRDEFGQWDPKNQRPELWSLYNGRLHEGEHMRIFPISNWTELDVWSYIAREGIEIPSIYFAHQRRVFERGGMLMTETPLNPMKQGETAEERTVRFRTCGDITLTGCVESGASTVEEIIEEIAVARVTERGATRGDDKFSEAAMEDRKKEGYF, from the coding sequence ATGACTGAGACGCACGCCGACTACCGGCTGAGTCAGCTCGACCAGCTGGAAGCGGAGTCGATCCACATCTTCCGCGAGGTCGCGGCGGAGTTCGAGAAGCCGGTGCTGATGTTCTCCGGCGGCAAGGACTCCATTGTGATGCTGCGTCTGGCGGAGAAGGCCTTCTACCCGGCGAAGATCCCCTTCCCGATCATGCAGGTCGACACGGGTCTCGACTTCCCCGAGGTCATGGAGACGCGCGACCGTTGGGTCGAGCGGCTCGGCGTGCAGCTCGTGGTGGCCAGCATCGACGACGCGATCGCTCAGGGCGTCGTGGTCGACGACGGCAAGACCTCGCGCAACCGCCTGCAGATCGGGACCCTGCTCAACGCCATCGAGGAGAACGGCTTCACCGCCGCCTTCGGTGGCGGTCGCCGCGACGAGGAGAAGGCCCGCGCCAAGGAGCGCGTCTACTCCCACCGCGACGAGTTCGGCCAGTGGGACCCCAAGAATCAGCGTCCCGAGCTGTGGAGCCTCTACAACGGCCGGCTTCACGAGGGTGAGCACATGCGCATCTTCCCGATCTCGAACTGGACCGAGCTCGACGTCTGGTCCTACATCGCCCGTGAGGGCATCGAGATCCCCTCCATCTACTTCGCCCACCAGCGCCGGGTCTTCGAGCGCGGCGGCATGTTGATGACCGAGACCCCGCTGAACCCGATGAAGCAGGGCGAGACCGCCGAGGAGCGCACCGTGCGCTTCCGCACGTGCGGTGACATCACCCTGACCGGCTGCGTGGAGTCGGGAGCCAGCACGGTCGAGGAGATCATCGAGGAGATCGCCGTCGCCCGCGTCACCGAGCGCGGCGCCACCCGCGGAGACGACAAGTTCTCCGAGGCCGCCATGGAGGACCGGAAGAAGGAGGGCTACTTCTGA
- a CDS encoding VanZ family protein, with translation MAPTPQLATASVQWFSEALRSVGVPEGLTTPARAELVANVLVVTPLPVLAAAARLRRAGRWGWRHWTAWAFVASLSVEAVQALVLPARSATHVDVVANTTGGLLGGVLVTLARSAWVRRRRDVRGRGL, from the coding sequence TTGGCCCCCACCCCCCAGCTCGCGACGGCCTCGGTGCAGTGGTTCAGCGAGGCCCTGCGGTCGGTCGGCGTCCCCGAGGGGCTGACGACGCCCGCCCGGGCCGAGCTGGTGGCCAACGTCTTGGTGGTGACGCCGCTGCCGGTGCTCGCAGCCGCCGCCCGGCTCCGTCGTGCTGGCCGTTGGGGGTGGCGCCACTGGACGGCCTGGGCCTTCGTCGCCTCCCTCTCGGTCGAAGCCGTCCAGGCGCTCGTGCTGCCGGCTAGGTCCGCGACCCACGTCGACGTGGTCGCCAACACAACGGGGGGTCTCCTCGGCGGGGTGCTGGTCACGCTCGCGCGGTCGGCGTGGGTCCGCCGACGACGCGATGTCAGGGGCCGGGGTCTTTGA